Proteins encoded together in one Campylobacter concisus window:
- a CDS encoding replication initiation protein: MKNRNIIVHSDKITKGRSKLNLSEMKVFLATITTIDAKNDDEFKEITLDRQDFCEDTNLDFRTVKSVCRTLLKQVYEIETEKVWEAYPIYQVFKYDKDTGEIKFKFNDYMRPYLLKIVESFTKYQIKNIINMTSKYSIRIYQILKDLRNITRQKEFELEEFCDWLEVPKNKRRWGNLQFDILELAKKEINELTDIKILGIYPERKKGKKVLSFSIKFITSEELDNLKQLGGDESYLTNAGLREIEIFDRKLVSFNDKYVMIDSNIRRILSTSSDEGKIRVLFSKTGTDINFFWFNAIKDLEIAVKNAETIKDTEPTLFDIN; the protein is encoded by the coding sequence ATGAAAAATCGCAATATAATCGTTCATAGTGATAAAATAACAAAGGGTAGAAGTAAGCTTAATCTCTCTGAAATGAAGGTTTTTTTGGCCACTATTACTACGATCGATGCCAAAAATGACGATGAATTTAAAGAAATTACACTTGATAGGCAAGATTTTTGTGAAGATACTAATTTAGATTTTAGAACTGTAAAATCGGTTTGTAGAACACTTTTGAAGCAGGTCTATGAGATAGAAACCGAAAAGGTCTGGGAAGCATACCCTATTTATCAAGTTTTTAAATACGACAAGGATACAGGAGAAATCAAATTTAAATTTAATGACTATATGCGCCCATATTTATTAAAAATAGTTGAAAGTTTTACAAAATACCAAATTAAAAATATTATCAATATGACTTCTAAATATTCAATAAGGATATATCAAATTCTAAAAGATCTGAGAAATATAACAAGGCAAAAAGAATTTGAATTAGAAGAGTTTTGCGATTGGCTAGAAGTCCCAAAAAACAAAAGGCGTTGGGGAAATTTACAGTTTGATATTTTAGAGTTGGCCAAAAAGGAAATAAATGAACTGACCGACATTAAAATACTAGGCATATATCCTGAACGCAAAAAAGGAAAAAAAGTCTTATCGTTTAGTATAAAATTTATCACCTCTGAGGAATTAGACAACCTAAAACAGCTTGGTGGAGATGAAAGCTATTTAACTAATGCTGGACTAAGAGAGATCGAGATTTTTGATAGAAAGCTAGTTAGCTTTAACGATAAATATGTGATGATTGATAGCAATATAAGGAGAATTCTATCTACAAGCTCCGATGAAGGAAAAATTAGGGTTCTTTTTTCAAAAACAGGAACAGATATAAATTTCTTTTGGTTTAATGCAATTAAAGACCTTGAAATAGCTGTTAAAAATGCAGAGACTATAAAAGATACAGAACCTACACTTTTTGATATTAATTAA
- a CDS encoding spore coat protein CotH has translation MNLAVLQLKGGVGKTPLSFSLAKDLGLKWQSNDDSVVPQFYKDGKILDKCIFEPNTMYDFGGFASAGVLEILKHCSIVIVPITSNPNSIKRAASTISQIKPLGCKTLGLITDVSSQKELEETVAMIKAANIACTKFLILKSSKIFENAMTTGLSFLELYNESNLSKRQYQSFIDMYQKVVNYIKDNK, from the coding sequence ATGAATTTAGCAGTTTTACAACTAAAGGGTGGGGTTGGAAAGACGCCGCTTAGTTTTAGTTTGGCAAAAGATCTTGGACTAAAATGGCAAAGCAATGATGACTCTGTAGTGCCACAGTTTTACAAAGATGGCAAAATATTAGATAAGTGCATTTTTGAACCAAATACTATGTATGACTTTGGAGGATTTGCCTCGGCTGGAGTGCTAGAGATACTAAAACATTGTAGTATTGTTATTGTTCCCATTACTTCTAACCCAAATTCCATTAAAAGAGCAGCAAGCACCATATCACAGATCAAACCTCTTGGCTGCAAAACACTAGGTCTTATAACAGATGTCTCTTCTCAAAAAGAGCTAGAAGAAACAGTAGCAATGATAAAAGCTGCTAACATAGCTTGCACAAAATTTCTTATTTTAAAAAGCTCTAAAATATTTGAAAATGCTATGACAACTGGACTAAGTTTTTTAGAGCTATACAATGAAAGCAATCTCTCAAAAAGACAATATCAGTCATTTATAGATATGTATCAAAAAGTCGTTAATTACATAAAGGATAATAAATAA
- a CDS encoding C39 family peptidase, translating into MAKILKLLFCAAVASLPLYAGFAVRSYEELRNQDVIRQNYEESCGAASLATLINTLDFKILTEKDVLEQMDKGDKKLNTDMVSFLQLKQAAAKLSYDSEGYQLDRATFEKINLPVLVKIEDDPRFPHFVVVINHEGDFITILDPSYGKYISSKDQFYNIWDKHKQGGYVLILGPKNDIHREYKLDLPIDNKALFDKL; encoded by the coding sequence TTGGCAAAAATTCTAAAACTACTTTTTTGTGCAGCGGTGGCATCTTTGCCACTTTATGCTGGTTTTGCTGTTAGATCATACGAGGAGCTAAGAAATCAAGATGTAATTAGGCAAAACTATGAAGAGTCTTGTGGTGCAGCATCATTAGCAACACTCATTAATACGCTTGATTTTAAAATTCTAACAGAAAAAGACGTGCTAGAGCAGATGGATAAAGGCGATAAAAAACTAAATACCGATATGGTGAGTTTTTTGCAGTTAAAGCAAGCTGCTGCTAAGCTATCCTATGACTCTGAGGGTTATCAGCTTGATCGTGCTACTTTTGAAAAGATAAACTTGCCAGTCCTGGTAAAGATAGAGGATGATCCTCGTTTTCCCCATTTTGTGGTTGTGATAAATCATGAAGGCGATTTTATAACTATCCTTGATCCAAGCTACGGCAAATATATAAGCTCAAAGGATCAGTTTTATAATATATGGGATAAACATAAGCAAGGGGGCTATGTCTTAATCCTTGGTCCAAAGAACGATATACATAGAGAATATAAACTAGACTTACCTATAGACAATAAAGCACTATTTGATAAACTCTAG
- a CDS encoding Cj0814 family flagellar-dependent secreted protein, protein MLNGLNNNTYTQSYKTSINSKQAASLSTATNQTSSLVLGYKVDKDGYFTDEFNKQAGIPSDYKIHSSTLESLVRIETQSDYMKRTFDSIDILKTVNNAYKILSQIVGEDTLNSKDSFSLDEIRNFPQGFSYNRQSMQVTKIHNSIHEFGSAAADFNGKESNKQMISTLFFNPSFKGGDGRQPLKPTTDIFNNNNGGKESVGSGVFMDPHGEKYTNKDGSITKGGLIAAVINNNLDVREGETTAQGKREGYDKSIDSKEFNRAFELFELMGEMKFGPGFINATDNDIAGMPKYMQDYIRSKRDFVYIDLESGFVSTPEDRRRGYEEDELSFKKMMEHNLKMLKLLFGEIDKDGKKSKDFMDSFLKFSMPPLNLVKELNENPAGKYLVDMLGIKRDVDIKA, encoded by the coding sequence ATGTTAAATGGACTTAACAACAACACATATACACAAAGCTATAAAACAAGCATAAATTCTAAGCAAGCGGCAAGTCTTAGCACAGCCACCAACCAAACGAGCTCTTTAGTTTTAGGCTACAAGGTAGATAAGGATGGCTACTTTACAGATGAGTTTAATAAACAAGCTGGCATACCAAGTGATTATAAAATTCACTCAAGCACGCTGGAGTCGTTAGTAAGGATAGAGACGCAGTCTGACTATATGAAAAGGACTTTTGATAGCATCGACATACTAAAAACCGTAAATAATGCCTACAAAATCCTCTCCCAAATAGTTGGCGAAGACACGCTAAATTCAAAAGATAGCTTTAGCTTAGATGAGATAAGAAATTTCCCTCAAGGCTTTTCTTATAACCGCCAAAGTATGCAAGTAACCAAGATCCATAACTCCATTCATGAATTTGGCTCGGCTGCGGCTGATTTTAACGGCAAAGAGTCAAATAAGCAGATGATAAGCACGCTTTTTTTCAACCCAAGCTTTAAAGGAGGAGACGGCAGACAGCCACTAAAGCCAACAACAGATATCTTTAACAACAACAATGGCGGCAAGGAGAGTGTGGGAAGTGGTGTATTTATGGATCCGCATGGAGAGAAATACACTAATAAAGATGGCTCAATAACTAAAGGCGGACTTATAGCAGCCGTTATAAACAACAACCTTGATGTAAGAGAGGGCGAGACAACAGCACAAGGCAAAAGAGAAGGCTATGATAAGAGCATAGATAGTAAAGAATTTAATAGAGCTTTTGAGCTGTTTGAACTTATGGGCGAGATGAAATTTGGACCTGGCTTTATAAATGCTACTGATAATGACATAGCTGGCATGCCTAAATATATGCAAGACTACATCAGATCTAAAAGAGACTTTGTCTATATCGACTTAGAAAGTGGCTTTGTGAGCACTCCTGAAGATAGACGTAGGGGATATGAAGAAGACGAACTATCATTTAAAAAGATGATGGAGCATAATCTAAAAATGCTAAAGCTACTCTTTGGTGAGATAGACAAAGATGGTAAAAAGAGCAAGGACTTTATGGATAGCTTTTTGAAATTTAGCATGCCACCTTTAAATTTAGTAAAAGAGCTAAATGAAAACCCAGCTGGAAAATACCTAGTAGATATGCTTGGTATAAAAAGAGATGTTGATATAAAGGCATAG
- a CDS encoding cell surface protein, with protein MITSINGLSNTPIQETTIQKGNATENIAKKGKQDKNATEEKFDYSKYMFRPWTDNVKEFIDIDQSKEGWITDTINRIDNMLSDYPMKERRALASKYPPETMEEFRIGELQSYMDWLLTNSVDGKPTINGFMIGLGTAEEEAELEAFVKSFPEGTMMSNDGAALFVRADLSIEEFKKLYKEDVEKTTKEHKEFLAKLHKEEQEYNANFAKEQSEKKFKPMQVKKKYETYDINKDQKFLFARELLKFKEKRGIDVLELMQKIDKKQILNKMA; from the coding sequence ATGATAACTAGCATAAACGGACTTAGCAACACACCGATACAAGAAACCACTATCCAAAAAGGAAATGCAACAGAAAATATAGCCAAAAAAGGCAAGCAAGACAAAAACGCTACCGAAGAAAAATTTGATTACTCAAAGTATATGTTTAGACCCTGGACTGATAATGTAAAAGAATTTATTGATATAGACCAAAGTAAAGAGGGCTGGATAACAGATACTATAAATCGAATAGATAATATGCTGTCTGATTACCCCATGAAAGAAAGAAGAGCTTTAGCATCAAAATATCCTCCAGAAACTATGGAAGAATTTAGAATTGGAGAGTTACAAAGCTATATGGATTGGCTACTTACAAACTCTGTTGATGGCAAGCCAACAATAAATGGCTTTATGATTGGTCTTGGCACAGCAGAAGAGGAGGCAGAACTAGAAGCTTTTGTAAAATCATTTCCAGAAGGCACTATGATGAGTAATGATGGTGCTGCTTTGTTTGTTAGAGCTGATCTAAGTATAGAAGAGTTTAAAAAGCTTTATAAAGAAGACGTAGAAAAAACTACAAAAGAACATAAAGAATTTCTGGCCAAACTACACAAAGAAGAACAAGAATATAATGCAAATTTTGCCAAAGAGCAAAGTGAGAAGAAATTTAAACCTATGCAGGTTAAGAAGAAGTATGAGACCTATGATATAAACAAGGATCAGAAATTTCTCTTTGCAAGAGAGCTTTTAAAATTTAAAGAAAAAAGAGGTATAGACGTCTTAGAGCTTATGCAAAAGATAGATAAGAAGCAAATTTTAAATAAGATGGCTTAA
- a CDS encoding helix-turn-helix domain-containing protein, with the protein MITQKIGDKIRELRKSQGMSQKEFARAIGVSYGALQSYEYGDIEPREIILHAITARFGLPLNYFNLNTKSSMVGYNISRLARDIETKTIYLNFYDNVRASAGYGSYNDDTIAKKIPISAQFLKEILQVPVREYDVIRAMGDSMEPFIKDNDMILVDRNETVKNGDIVIAILEDSLYVKKYLFDPIQKIIKLTSLNSFYQDIIIEPQEQIQLNIIGVVKARFNIDTSIFR; encoded by the coding sequence ATGATTACTCAAAAAATAGGTGATAAAATAAGAGAGTTAAGAAAAAGCCAAGGTATGAGTCAAAAAGAATTTGCTAGAGCCATTGGTGTCTCGTATGGAGCATTACAAAGTTATGAATATGGCGACATTGAACCTAGAGAGATTATACTACACGCAATAACTGCACGTTTCGGTCTTCCACTTAACTACTTTAATTTAAATACCAAAAGCTCGATGGTAGGATACAACATAAGTAGGCTTGCAAGAGATATCGAAACTAAAACAATCTATCTTAATTTTTATGATAATGTTAGAGCAAGTGCTGGATATGGATCATATAACGATGACACAATAGCCAAAAAAATACCCATAAGCGCACAATTTTTAAAAGAAATATTGCAGGTTCCTGTAAGAGAATATGACGTTATAAGAGCTATGGGTGATAGCATGGAGCCTTTTATAAAAGATAATGATATGATTTTAGTAGATAGAAATGAAACTGTAAAAAATGGAGATATTGTAATTGCCATCTTGGAAGATAGTTTATATGTAAAAAAATATTTATTTGATCCAATACAAAAGATAATTAAACTAACATCACTAAATAGCTTTTATCAAGATATCATCATTGAGCCACAAGAACAAATTCAGTTAAATATTATTGGAGTTGTCAAAGCTAGATTTAATATAGATACAAGTATTTTTAGATAA
- a CDS encoding response regulator, with product MNVSPNLEPININLPKDMIYSRVLLGVDRVQTLDNTNLKSELKDIATKLISNSTYSIIQSASTSGVKSDYSKTDIGLNQAFSYRDIQRRNWSKEDFENKYLFGEDASALRKVDQTSTYFSSINSKTPIKPIAAADTKFTNLNDYAYEKTIKTSRGDVEVFLDLYDDNDKLGIGKLDANGFLFNFDSNKDGVINSGDKYFDKLKVRGYDKDGNEKIFKLSEVTSEINLNDFIKKDIRNLSYEAMDFASKNTVDYRVSLNNSNPYTLFSAEYRYQKIGKEETNKFFKDHADQDGWVDLRDNKIFNEESGLNNFAYEKVGFDGKKKLSEFNPIIKPAGSKQDESFSYAGYQKDSFMKFYNDYQKESSAHSKDVEWISKNLKEQDVEDADDLISKLKTTKSSYMIAMESEFEKATGLEFSLENLERVKHAFESDTSKAAAALKDTDSVIAMKLNKNGTITLKFDSGRELEVKEIYSDTGKLISKDDKDSKRASINLDAKSMNDIELNRLDFKDIGIKQDEKISSLKELGAKLVKNLSDKFTNKFLIGLENGKSITTKEIYNITYLENDLKFKELSSKDRLYKKVDTRV from the coding sequence ATGAATGTATCACCAAATTTAGAGCCCATAAATATAAATTTACCCAAAGATATGATCTATTCAAGGGTCCTTCTTGGCGTAGATAGAGTGCAAACTTTAGACAACACAAATTTAAAGTCTGAGCTTAAAGACATCGCTACTAAGCTTATCTCAAATAGCACTTACTCTATCATCCAAAGCGCCAGCACCAGTGGTGTGAAATCAGACTACTCTAAAACAGATATTGGGCTAAATCAAGCTTTTTCTTATAGAGATATCCAGAGAAGAAACTGGAGCAAAGAAGACTTTGAGAACAAGTATCTCTTTGGCGAAGATGCCTCAGCACTAAGGAAAGTGGATCAAACTAGCACCTATTTTTCATCTATAAATTCAAAAACTCCCATTAAGCCCATCGCGGCAGCAGATACTAAATTTACAAATTTAAATGACTACGCCTATGAAAAAACGATAAAAACTTCACGAGGTGACGTAGAGGTCTTTTTGGATCTTTATGACGATAATGACAAACTAGGCATAGGCAAGCTAGACGCAAATGGATTTTTATTTAACTTTGATAGCAACAAGGATGGAGTGATAAATTCTGGCGATAAATACTTTGATAAGCTAAAAGTTAGAGGCTACGACAAAGACGGTAATGAGAAAATTTTTAAACTAAGCGAAGTTACGAGCGAGATAAACCTGAACGACTTTATCAAAAAGGATATTAGAAATTTAAGCTACGAGGCTATGGACTTTGCTAGCAAAAATACGGTTGATTATAGAGTTAGTTTAAACAACTCAAACCCTTATACTCTATTTTCAGCCGAGTATCGCTACCAAAAGATAGGCAAAGAAGAGACTAATAAATTTTTCAAAGACCATGCAGACCAAGACGGCTGGGTAGATCTTAGGGATAATAAGATATTTAACGAAGAGAGTGGCTTAAACAATTTTGCCTATGAGAAAGTTGGCTTTGACGGCAAGAAAAAGCTTAGTGAGTTTAACCCTATCATAAAACCTGCTGGATCTAAACAAGACGAGAGTTTTTCATACGCAGGCTATCAAAAAGATAGCTTTATGAAATTTTATAACGACTACCAAAAAGAGTCTAGCGCTCACAGTAAAGATGTAGAGTGGATAAGCAAAAATTTAAAAGAGCAAGATGTAGAAGACGCAGATGATCTCATCTCAAAGCTAAAAACCACAAAGTCATCTTATATGATCGCTATGGAGAGTGAGTTTGAAAAAGCAACTGGGCTTGAGTTTAGCCTAGAAAATTTAGAAAGAGTAAAGCATGCTTTTGAGAGTGATACGAGTAAGGCAGCAGCTGCTCTAAAGGACACGGACAGCGTAATAGCTATGAAGCTAAACAAAAATGGCACAATCACGCTTAAATTTGATAGTGGAAGAGAGCTAGAGGTAAAAGAAATTTATAGCGACACTGGTAAGCTAATAAGCAAAGATGACAAAGATAGTAAAAGAGCAAGTATAAATTTAGATGCTAAGAGCATGAATGATATAGAGTTAAATAGACTTGACTTTAAGGATATAGGCATAAAGCAAGATGAGAAGATATCTAGCCTAAAAGAGCTTGGAGCAAAGCTCGTTAAAAACCTCTCTGATAAATTTACAAATAAATTCCTAATCGGACTTGAAAACGGCAAAAGCATCACCACTAAAGAAATTTACAACATTACCTACCTTGAAAACGACCTCAAATTTAAAGAACTATCTAGTAAAGATAGGCTTTATAAAAAGGTAGATACGAGAGTGTGA